GCACCCCGGCATGGTCGTTGAGATCGCCCAGCAAGGAGCCCAGCCATGAAGCGCCTGACGGCAGTGCTTGCCGCCAGCCTGTTGTTGGCCGCCTGCTCCAAGGAAGAACCTGCGCCCGAACCGGTGCGCCCGGTGCTGTCCATGGAAGTGAAGGCCGAAGACCAGGCAAACCTCGGCCGCTTCGCCGGCACGATTCAGGCGCGCTACGAAAGCAACCTGGGCTTCCGTGTACCCGGCCGCATCGCCAGGCGCGCGGTGGACGTGGGCGCCGAAGTGGAGAAGGGCGCCGTGCTCGCCGTGCTCGACCCCACTGACCAGCAAAACCAGTTGCGCTCGGCCCAAGGCGACCTCGCCCGCGTGCAGGCGCAATTCATCAATGCCCAGGCCAACGCCCGCCGCCAGCAGGAATTGTTCAACCGTGGGGTTGGCGCCCAAGCCCAGCTGGACGTGGCCCAGACCGACCTGAAAACCACCCAGGCCACCCTCGACCAGGCCAAGGCTTCGGTCAACCAGGCCAGGGACCAGCTCAACTACGCCGAACTGCGCACCGACCACGCCGGCATCGTCACCGCCTGGAATGCAGAGGCCGGCCAAGTGGTCAGCGCCGGCCAGCAAGTGGTGACCCTGGCGCGCCCGGACATCAAGGAAGCGGTGATCGACCTGCCGGCCGGGCTCGCCGAGCGGCTCCCACCGGACGTCGTGTTTCTGGTCGCCGGGCAACTCGACCCGAGCGTCAACACCACCGCCATCGTGCGCGAGATCGAACCCCAGGCCCAAAGTGCCACGCGTACCCGTCGCGCACGCTTGACCCTGACCGAAACGCCGCCCGCGTTCCGCCTCGGCACGGCGATCAGTGTGACCTTGAGCAGCGCCATCGCACCGCGTATCGAGCTGCCGCTGAGCGCCCTGCAAGAAGTCGACGGCAAGACCCGCATCTGGCTGCTCGACACCCAAAGCCAGACCGTGCAGCCGCGCGACATCACGGTGGTCAGCCGTGACGCCAACAGCGCGCTGCTCAACGGCGGCGTCAAACCCGGCGAACGCATCGTCACCGCTGGCGTGAACAGCCTGAAGCCTGGGCAAAAAGTCAAAATCGACGAGGACAGCCCGCG
The sequence above is a segment of the Pseudomonas sp. R76 genome. Coding sequences within it:
- a CDS encoding efflux RND transporter periplasmic adaptor subunit, which encodes MKRLTAVLAASLLLAACSKEEPAPEPVRPVLSMEVKAEDQANLGRFAGTIQARYESNLGFRVPGRIARRAVDVGAEVEKGAVLAVLDPTDQQNQLRSAQGDLARVQAQFINAQANARRQQELFNRGVGAQAQLDVAQTDLKTTQATLDQAKASVNQARDQLNYAELRTDHAGIVTAWNAEAGQVVSAGQQVVTLARPDIKEAVIDLPAGLAERLPPDVVFLVAGQLDPSVNTTAIVREIEPQAQSATRTRRARLTLTETPPAFRLGTAISVTLSSAIAPRIELPLSALQEVDGKTRIWLLDTQSQTVQPRDITVVSRDANSALLNGGVKPGERIVTAGVNSLKPGQKVKIDEDSPR